Proteins co-encoded in one Ensifer sp. PDNC004 genomic window:
- a CDS encoding sulfite exporter TauE/SafE family protein — MELTLATVLVAFAGVFLISFMRGAFGGGFAIIGIPLLSTVMDPVTAGGLLAPLFIAMDLYALHYWKPSTWSKPDLVLLVPGLVIGIGIGYFVFRALDHRAIAILMAGITLAFVGLWFIRGADVIPHPRSRPKAVAAGFTSGITTMVAHSGGPPLAMYLLPLGLSKEIYAGTTSLFFTVGNATKLVPWLLLSQPSGGTWTLMALCLLTIPVGVWSGWRLHGVLDQRQVYRACYGLLVVTALKLLWDGVSGYIA; from the coding sequence ATGGAACTGACCCTTGCGACCGTCCTCGTCGCTTTTGCCGGCGTGTTTCTGATCAGCTTCATGCGCGGCGCATTCGGCGGCGGCTTCGCAATCATCGGCATTCCGCTACTGTCGACCGTGATGGATCCGGTTACGGCCGGCGGTCTGCTCGCACCACTGTTCATCGCGATGGACCTCTATGCGCTGCACTACTGGAAGCCTTCGACCTGGTCGAAGCCGGACCTCGTGCTGCTCGTGCCCGGCCTGGTGATCGGGATCGGCATTGGCTACTTCGTGTTCCGTGCGCTCGACCATCGGGCGATCGCAATTCTGATGGCGGGCATCACGCTCGCCTTTGTCGGGCTCTGGTTTATCCGGGGCGCCGACGTGATCCCGCATCCCCGTTCGAGACCAAAGGCCGTTGCTGCCGGCTTCACCTCGGGCATCACCACCATGGTTGCCCATTCGGGCGGCCCGCCGCTCGCGATGTACCTGCTGCCGCTCGGTCTCAGCAAGGAAATCTATGCGGGAACCACGAGCCTGTTCTTCACCGTCGGCAACGCCACCAAGCTTGTGCCCTGGCTGCTGTTGTCCCAGCCTTCGGGCGGAACCTGGACCCTGATGGCGCTTTGCCTCCTCACCATTCCGGTCGGCGTGTGGTCGGGCTGGCGGCTCCATGGGGTGTTGGACCAGCGCCAGGTCTATCGCGCCTGCTACGGGCTGCTGGTGGTAACCGCGTTGAAACTGCTGTGGGATGGTGTTTCCGGCTACATCGCCTGA
- a CDS encoding isoprenylcysteine carboxylmethyltransferase family protein has product MNETTGNAPDRSGAVIHPPIAWVMSVGGGLVLDRLHPLPFVPAIVPDALAGGIIFLAGLALLIWAAVSFRRAGTEIQIHRPTSTIVEAGPYRFTRNPIYSGMFLGLIGFSILFDSLWLLILLVPFYLVIRYGVVAREEAYLERKFGDVYRAYKARVRRWL; this is encoded by the coding sequence ATGAACGAGACGACGGGAAATGCGCCTGACCGTTCCGGCGCGGTGATCCATCCGCCGATCGCCTGGGTGATGTCGGTGGGCGGTGGCCTGGTGCTCGACCGGCTCCACCCGTTGCCGTTCGTGCCCGCGATCGTGCCGGACGCCCTCGCCGGCGGCATCATTTTTCTCGCCGGTCTTGCGCTTTTGATCTGGGCGGCGGTGAGTTTCAGGCGCGCGGGAACCGAAATCCAGATCCATCGCCCGACATCGACGATCGTCGAAGCCGGTCCCTACCGCTTCACCCGCAACCCGATCTATAGCGGCATGTTCCTCGGCCTGATCGGCTTTTCCATTCTCTTCGACAGTCTGTGGCTGCTGATCCTGCTGGTCCCCTTTTACCTCGTCATCCGCTATGGCGTCGTGGCGCGCGAGGAGGCCTATCTCGAGCGCAAGTTCGGCGACGTCTATCGGGCCTACAAGGCGCGTGTCAGGCGTTGGCTCTAA
- a CDS encoding YceI family protein produces the protein MLRITASALALVLSTTFALAAAPDPAPGGAYKIDPSHSSFNWSFNHSGLSRYTARFTKVDARLDWKPEKPEASTLSVTIDPLSVRTDYPWPEKVDFDAEIGGEETFLAAKPIIFVSKTIHVTGEKTGIVEGLLTFRGETHPATLDVTFNGSMAEHPIMGVPKIGFSATGRIRRSEWGLDFAIPELGDVVTFSIETQMVPADYSFQ, from the coding sequence ATGCTTCGCATTACTGCATCCGCCCTTGCTCTTGTCTTGAGCACGACCTTCGCCCTTGCCGCGGCCCCTGATCCGGCTCCGGGCGGGGCCTACAAGATCGACCCCTCGCATTCGAGTTTCAACTGGTCGTTCAACCATTCCGGTCTCTCGCGCTACACCGCGCGCTTCACCAAAGTCGATGCACGGCTCGACTGGAAGCCGGAGAAGCCGGAGGCGTCCACGCTCTCGGTCACCATTGATCCGCTTTCGGTTCGCACCGACTATCCTTGGCCGGAAAAGGTCGACTTCGATGCAGAAATCGGCGGCGAAGAAACCTTCCTAGCAGCCAAGCCGATCATCTTCGTTTCCAAGACGATCCACGTGACCGGCGAGAAGACCGGCATCGTCGAAGGTCTCCTCACCTTCCGCGGTGAGACGCACCCGGCAACGCTCGACGTCACTTTCAACGGCTCGATGGCCGAGCACCCTATAATGGGCGTCCCGAAGATCGGCTTCTCGGCGACCGGCAGGATCCGGCGGAGCGAATGGGGATTGGACTTCGCAATCCCAGAACTTGGTGACGTAGTAACCTTCTCCATAGAAACGCAGATGGTGCCCGCTGATTACTCCTTCCAGTGA
- a CDS encoding cupin domain-containing protein, giving the protein MNKFTYAAVSPPGHGTPAMAFGRHVIRMMAANTGGSLGMFEAFVPAGEGPPLHMHEREDEFLRVLAGRFGFWCAGDYVELTEGGCIALPRGLPHRFRNVGKTEGRLLVVVTPGGFESFFPIVELCKPETPEQIASVAKDFGLTFPPEADREVA; this is encoded by the coding sequence ATGAACAAGTTCACCTACGCGGCGGTTTCGCCGCCGGGGCATGGGACGCCAGCGATGGCGTTCGGTAGGCATGTAATCCGCATGATGGCGGCCAATACTGGCGGTTCACTAGGCATGTTCGAGGCCTTTGTGCCAGCGGGCGAAGGCCCACCTCTGCATATGCACGAGCGCGAGGACGAGTTCCTCCGAGTCCTGGCCGGCCGCTTCGGTTTCTGGTGCGCAGGCGACTATGTCGAACTCACGGAAGGCGGCTGTATCGCGCTGCCGCGCGGCTTACCGCACCGCTTCCGCAATGTCGGGAAGACGGAGGGCCGCCTCTTGGTCGTCGTTACACCCGGCGGGTTCGAAAGCTTCTTTCCGATCGTCGAGCTCTGCAAGCCCGAAACGCCCGAGCAGATCGCCTCGGTCGCCAAAGACTTCGGCCTGACCTTCCCACCCGAGGCGGACCGCGAGGTCGCCTGA
- a CDS encoding OsmC family protein, with protein sequence MKARVKWVEDRTFVGESGSGHKVVLGTAFGEEGRTPGPSPMELVLIGTGGCSAYDVVHILEKGREPVEDCVVELDADRAETEPRVFTRIHMHFIVKGRGLAVNKVERAVSLSIEKYCSASAMLAKTATITHDFEVVDTSAG encoded by the coding sequence ATGAAAGCACGCGTCAAATGGGTGGAAGACCGGACCTTCGTCGGAGAGTCTGGTAGCGGCCACAAAGTCGTTTTGGGAACCGCCTTCGGAGAGGAAGGTCGCACCCCGGGACCGAGCCCGATGGAACTGGTGCTGATCGGCACCGGCGGCTGCTCGGCCTATGACGTGGTGCACATCCTGGAGAAGGGCCGCGAGCCGGTCGAAGACTGCGTCGTCGAACTCGACGCCGACCGCGCCGAGACGGAGCCGCGCGTCTTTACCCGCATCCACATGCACTTCATCGTCAAAGGCCGCGGGCTCGCAGTCAACAAGGTCGAGCGCGCCGTTTCGCTGTCGATCGAGAAATACTGCTCGGCTTCGGCCATGCTCGCCAAGACCGCAACGATTACCCACGATTTCGAAGTGGTCGATACCAGCGCCGGCTGA
- a CDS encoding PLP-dependent aminotransferase family protein, whose translation MSNSEYIRLADAIAAEIANGTLKPGDRLPPQRRFAHEHKIAASTASRVFSELLRRGLVVGEVGRGTFVSGETRRGAEALGEPRGIRTDLEFNYPILPEQTALIARSLAGLEKPAALDVALRQVTSTGTAVARSVAADFLSRDGWCATPEQLVFAGNGRQAIGAALAALVPTGGRCGVEALTYPYIKGIAVRLGITLVPLAMDGDGVRPDAVLRAHQEARLSAIYIQPAVQNPLGTTMSAARRSDLIRVLEALDLPIIEDRVYSFLEDDLPLATLAPETCIVIDSLSKRVAPGLSLGFIVPPLRLRESMMASVRSGGWSASGLTFAAAQRIMADGTVAELVRRKRLDARARQKLAADRLSGFDIQSNENGFHLWLTLPPHWRSQSFVVAAARRDIALTPSTTFAVMPGHAPNAVRLALATPTMDQLDSGLRTLAGMLNAREEDLYSTE comes from the coding sequence ATGTCTAACTCCGAATATATCAGGCTGGCCGACGCGATCGCTGCTGAGATCGCAAACGGCACGCTGAAGCCCGGCGACCGCCTGCCGCCGCAGCGCCGGTTTGCTCATGAGCACAAGATTGCCGCCTCGACGGCGAGCCGTGTCTTTTCGGAACTGCTGCGGCGTGGTCTTGTCGTTGGCGAAGTCGGTCGCGGCACCTTCGTTTCGGGCGAGACCAGGCGTGGCGCGGAAGCGCTTGGCGAACCGCGTGGTATCCGGACCGATCTGGAATTCAACTATCCGATCCTGCCCGAACAGACCGCGTTGATCGCCAGGAGCCTCGCGGGCCTCGAAAAGCCCGCCGCCCTGGATGTCGCCTTGAGGCAAGTCACCAGCACCGGAACGGCCGTTGCCCGCAGCGTGGCCGCTGATTTTCTGTCGCGGGACGGATGGTGCGCAACGCCCGAGCAGCTCGTTTTTGCCGGCAACGGTCGACAGGCCATCGGCGCGGCACTTGCCGCGCTCGTTCCGACCGGTGGCCGATGCGGCGTCGAGGCGCTGACCTATCCCTACATCAAAGGCATCGCCGTCCGGTTGGGCATCACGCTGGTGCCGCTTGCGATGGACGGCGACGGCGTGCGGCCGGATGCGGTGCTAAGGGCGCATCAGGAGGCCCGGCTGTCCGCGATCTACATTCAGCCGGCGGTCCAGAACCCGCTTGGCACGACGATGTCTGCGGCGCGGCGGAGCGATCTGATCCGGGTCCTCGAGGCGCTCGACCTCCCGATCATCGAGGATCGCGTCTACAGCTTTCTCGAGGACGATCTGCCGCTTGCGACACTCGCGCCCGAAACCTGCATCGTCATCGACAGCCTGTCCAAGCGGGTCGCGCCGGGCCTGTCGCTCGGCTTCATCGTCCCGCCCCTGCGCTTGCGGGAAAGCATGATGGCCTCGGTGCGTTCCGGCGGCTGGTCGGCCTCCGGTCTTACCTTCGCCGCGGCCCAGCGGATCATGGCGGATGGCACCGTTGCCGAACTGGTCAGGCGGAAGCGCCTCGACGCGCGCGCCCGGCAGAAGCTTGCGGCCGACCGTCTCTCCGGCTTCGATATCCAGTCGAACGAGAACGGCTTCCACCTCTGGCTGACGCTGCCGCCCCACTGGCGTTCGCAGAGTTTCGTCGTTGCCGCGGCGAGGCGCGATATCGCCTTGACGCCCTCCACTACCTTCGCGGTGATGCCCGGCCATGCGCCCAATGCGGTCAGGCTGGCGCTGGCGACCCCGACGATGGACCAGCTCGACAGCGGCTTGCGCACGCTCGCGGGGATGCTGAATGCGCGGGAGGAAGATCTCTATTCCACGGAATGA
- a CDS encoding site-specific integrase has protein sequence MEAYTIVESVEQTAEGVNYKEPKSGRSIVVDLSSSVVKALKTHRARQADMLLALLTDGWMRHLEGLDLPRIRFHDLRHTHETQLLAAGVHPKIASERLGHSTIGITLDLYSHVMPGMQANAAAQIDDMISRAAVEKGDGKG, from the coding sequence ATGGAAGCATATACCATCGTCGAAAGTGTCGAACAGACGGCCGAGGGCGTCAACTACAAAGAACCTAAGTCAGGGAGGAGTATAGTAGTTGATCTCTCCTCATCTGTTGTAAAGGCGCTAAAGACGCACAGGGCGCGTCAGGCCGACATGTTGCTGGCACTGCTGACAGACGGATGGATGCGGCACCTAGAGGGGCTGGATCTGCCGCGCATTCGCTTCCACGATTTGCGTCATACTCACGAAACGCAGTTGCTGGCCGCCGGCGTTCATCCAAAAATCGCGAGTGAACGTCTTGGACACTCGACGATTGGCATTACCCTCGACCTCTACTCACATGTGATGCCCGGGATGCAGGCCAATGCAGCCGCGCAGATTGACGACATGATAAGTCGTGCCGCGGTTGAAAAAGGTGATGGCAAAGGGTAG
- a CDS encoding VOC family protein, with the protein MSETVNVRYMVDDVEAAIAWYTTHLGFSLLSSYPPAFADVQRGALRLLLSGPTSSAGRPMPDGEKPGPGGWNRIHLLVDDLNGEVERLRRAGVMFRNDIVTGPGGAQILLIDPSGNVVELFQPARR; encoded by the coding sequence ATGTCTGAAACGGTCAATGTCCGCTATATGGTCGATGACGTCGAGGCGGCGATCGCCTGGTACACGACCCACCTCGGTTTTTCGCTTCTGTCGAGCTATCCACCGGCTTTCGCGGATGTGCAGCGCGGCGCGCTGCGGCTGCTGCTCAGCGGACCGACGAGTTCGGCCGGCAGGCCGATGCCGGACGGCGAGAAGCCGGGGCCGGGCGGCTGGAACCGCATCCATCTCCTCGTCGATGATCTCAACGGCGAGGTCGAGCGGCTGCGCCGCGCCGGCGTCATGTTCCGCAACGACATCGTCACCGGTCCCGGAGGGGCGCAGATCCTTTTGATCGACCCCTCCGGAAATGTCGTCGAACTGTTTCAACCGGCGCGACGATAG
- a CDS encoding SDR family NAD(P)-dependent oxidoreductase: protein MTKRLENKIAVVTGATSGIGLSTAKLFAAEGARVYITGRRKDALDEAVTEIGDGAVGVQADSSSNADLDKLFAQVKAEQGRLDILVVNAGGGSMLPLGQITEEQIDDTFGRNVKAVIFTVQKALPLLSKGSSVVLTGSTAGTEGTAAFSVYSASKAAVRNLARSWALDLKGTGIRVNVVSPGATRTPGLVELAGEDKEQQQGLLDYLAARIPLGRVGESEEIAKATLFLASDDASFVNGAELFADGGQAQV from the coding sequence ATGACCAAGAGACTTGAAAACAAGATCGCCGTCGTCACCGGAGCAACCAGTGGTATCGGCCTTTCGACCGCCAAGCTATTCGCCGCCGAGGGCGCGCGCGTCTACATAACCGGTCGCCGCAAGGATGCGCTCGACGAGGCAGTGACCGAGATCGGTGATGGCGCGGTCGGCGTACAGGCCGACTCCTCGAGCAACGCTGATCTCGACAAGCTATTCGCCCAGGTAAAGGCGGAACAGGGCCGCCTTGACATCCTCGTTGTGAACGCAGGTGGCGGCAGCATGCTGCCGCTCGGCCAGATCACCGAGGAGCAGATCGACGACACCTTCGGTCGCAATGTGAAGGCCGTCATCTTCACTGTACAAAAAGCGCTTCCGCTTTTGAGCAAGGGCTCGTCGGTGGTGCTGACCGGTTCGACCGCCGGCACTGAAGGTACGGCTGCCTTCTCCGTCTACTCCGCTTCGAAGGCCGCGGTCCGCAACCTGGCACGCTCCTGGGCGCTTGACCTGAAGGGCACCGGCATCCGCGTCAACGTGGTCTCGCCCGGCGCCACACGCACCCCCGGCCTGGTCGAGCTTGCCGGCGAGGACAAGGAACAGCAGCAGGGCCTGCTCGACTATCTCGCCGCGCGCATCCCGCTCGGCCGCGTCGGTGAATCCGAGGAGATCGCCAAGGCGACCCTGTTCCTGGCTTCCGACGATGCAAGCTTCGTCAACGGCGCCGAACTCTTTGCCGACGGCGGCCAGGCCCAGGTCTAA
- a CDS encoding gluconokinase, with protein sequence MSEDLQHIVVMGVSGSGKTTVGEALAERLGWRFVEGDSFHPPENVAKMSAGIPLDDNDREPWLRALAAEIAKDEAAGRPSVVGCSALKRSYRDILRTGAARVRFVHVHGDRAVLADRLSHRAGHFFPASLLDTQLATLELLGADEDGVVVDVALPTAEQVDLAMQGLGN encoded by the coding sequence ATGAGCGAAGATCTGCAGCATATCGTGGTGATGGGCGTGTCCGGCAGCGGGAAAACCACTGTCGGCGAGGCTCTGGCCGAAAGGCTCGGCTGGCGCTTCGTCGAGGGCGACAGCTTTCACCCGCCGGAGAACGTCGCCAAGATGTCCGCCGGCATTCCGCTTGATGACAATGATCGCGAACCTTGGTTGCGGGCGCTGGCGGCAGAAATTGCCAAGGACGAGGCGGCCGGCCGTCCCTCGGTTGTGGGGTGCTCGGCGCTGAAGCGGTCCTATCGCGATATCCTGCGCACGGGCGCGGCGCGCGTCCGCTTCGTGCATGTGCACGGCGACCGCGCCGTGCTGGCCGATCGGCTCTCCCATCGGGCGGGACATTTCTTCCCGGCTTCCCTGCTTGACACCCAGCTAGCAACCCTCGAGCTGCTCGGTGCGGACGAAGATGGCGTCGTCGTCGACGTGGCGCTCCCAACAGCTGAGCAGGTCGATCTCGCCATGCAGGGGTTGGGCAACTAG
- a CDS encoding aldo/keto reductase, translating into MHYRTLGRTGLRISEIGYGAWGIGKSQWQGASDDESARALNRAVDLGLNFIDTALGYGQGHSEKLIGALLRERSETIHVATKIPPKNMQWPAHAGTPAEQTFPADHVIACTEASLRNLGVETIDVQQFHVWSDEWVGRGDWLEAVERLKRDGKIRFFGVSINDYEPDNALRLIETGVVDSVQVIYNIFEQAPEEKLLPACLKHNVGVIVRVALDEGGLTGQIRADTVFPEGDFRETYFRGERKREVEERTQKIVEDLEIKPDALAETALRFVLSHPAVSTVIPGMRSVRNVERNCAIGDGAGLPDTQRAKLTAHRWRRNFYRD; encoded by the coding sequence ATGCACTACAGAACCCTCGGCCGCACGGGCCTGCGCATTTCCGAAATCGGTTACGGTGCCTGGGGCATCGGCAAGAGTCAGTGGCAGGGCGCAAGCGATGACGAGTCTGCGCGCGCCCTCAACCGCGCGGTCGATCTCGGCCTCAACTTCATCGACACCGCACTCGGCTACGGTCAGGGTCACAGCGAGAAGCTGATCGGCGCTTTGCTGCGCGAGCGGTCGGAGACGATCCACGTCGCCACCAAGATCCCGCCGAAGAACATGCAATGGCCAGCGCATGCCGGCACGCCTGCCGAGCAGACCTTCCCGGCCGATCACGTGATCGCCTGCACCGAGGCAAGCCTGCGCAATCTCGGCGTCGAGACGATCGACGTGCAGCAGTTTCATGTCTGGTCGGACGAGTGGGTCGGGCGCGGCGACTGGCTGGAAGCGGTCGAGCGGTTGAAGCGCGACGGCAAGATCCGCTTCTTCGGCGTTTCGATCAACGACTACGAGCCGGACAATGCGCTCCGGCTGATCGAGACCGGCGTCGTCGATAGCGTGCAGGTGATCTACAACATCTTCGAACAGGCGCCCGAGGAGAAGCTGCTGCCGGCGTGCCTGAAGCACAATGTCGGCGTCATCGTCCGCGTGGCGCTGGACGAAGGCGGTCTCACCGGCCAGATCCGCGCCGATACCGTCTTTCCCGAGGGCGACTTCCGCGAGACCTACTTCCGCGGCGAGCGCAAGCGCGAGGTCGAGGAGCGGACTCAGAAGATCGTCGAAGACCTGGAAATCAAGCCCGACGCGCTGGCCGAAACGGCGCTGCGCTTCGTTCTCAGCCACCCGGCGGTATCGACGGTCATTCCCGGCATGCGCTCGGTGCGCAACGTCGAGCGCAACTGCGCCATCGGCGACGGTGCCGGCCTGCCGGATACGCAGCGGGCGAAACTGACCGCCCACCGCTGGCGGCGCAACTTCTATCGGGATTGA
- a CDS encoding GntP family permease: protein MTSIEPVYGTATLLLIAAAAVGLLLFLILRLRLHAFVALVLVSLLTALVTGISFKDVVPTLLQGFGSTLASVALLVGFGAMIGRMLEVSGGAQVLADRLIGQFGPERAPLALGIASLLFGFPIFFDAGLVVMLPIIFSVASRFGGSVLLYALPSAGAFAVMHAFLPPHPGPVAASELLGADIGLLVLVGLVVALPTWYLGSYLFGLWAGKRFELPVPTLLGSPSEAARDKVPPSFGTVMLVLLLPLVLIFLNTGLSTLAAAKMIDGGALWVSILRMAGQTPVALLITVLVGMWVLSGERTLKDMEKLMDGALGPICGIILVTGAGGMFGGVLRASGIGQALAGSLDAIGMPLIVAAFLISTALRVAQGSATVALTTTAGLLAPTVAATTGLSPFDLCFLVIAIACGATVLSHVNDSGFWLVGRFLQMDERTTLKTWTVMETLLGVIGFGFALVGWWLL, encoded by the coding sequence ATGACTTCGATCGAACCCGTCTATGGAACCGCGACGCTGCTGCTGATTGCGGCGGCAGCCGTCGGCCTGCTTCTTTTTCTTATCCTCCGGTTGCGTCTGCACGCCTTTGTCGCCCTGGTGCTGGTCAGCCTCTTGACCGCGCTGGTGACCGGCATCTCGTTCAAGGATGTGGTCCCGACGCTGTTGCAGGGGTTCGGCTCGACGCTCGCCTCGGTGGCGCTTCTCGTCGGCTTCGGCGCGATGATCGGGCGGATGCTGGAGGTCTCCGGAGGCGCACAGGTGCTCGCGGACCGGCTGATCGGCCAGTTCGGGCCTGAGCGCGCGCCTTTGGCGCTCGGCATCGCCTCGCTCCTCTTCGGCTTTCCGATCTTCTTCGACGCCGGCCTCGTGGTCATGCTACCGATCATTTTCAGCGTCGCGAGCCGCTTCGGCGGTTCGGTCCTGCTTTATGCGCTGCCTTCGGCGGGCGCTTTCGCGGTGATGCACGCATTTCTCCCGCCCCATCCGGGCCCGGTCGCGGCCAGCGAATTGCTGGGGGCGGATATCGGCCTGCTGGTGCTCGTCGGTCTCGTCGTCGCATTGCCCACGTGGTATCTCGGCAGTTACCTCTTCGGGCTCTGGGCGGGCAAGCGCTTCGAACTGCCGGTGCCAACCCTTCTAGGATCGCCGAGCGAGGCGGCGCGCGACAAGGTGCCTCCGTCTTTCGGCACCGTCATGCTGGTGCTGCTGCTGCCGCTCGTGCTGATCTTCCTCAATACCGGCCTTTCGACACTGGCCGCCGCGAAGATGATCGACGGTGGCGCATTGTGGGTCAGCATCCTGCGCATGGCCGGGCAGACGCCCGTCGCCCTGCTGATCACGGTGCTCGTCGGCATGTGGGTCCTCAGCGGCGAGCGCACGCTCAAGGACATGGAGAAGCTGATGGACGGGGCGCTGGGCCCGATCTGCGGCATCATTCTCGTCACCGGAGCCGGCGGCATGTTCGGCGGCGTGCTGCGTGCAAGCGGCATCGGTCAGGCGCTTGCCGGCAGCCTCGACGCGATCGGCATGCCCTTGATCGTCGCCGCCTTCCTCATCTCCACGGCCCTGCGCGTGGCGCAGGGTTCGGCGACCGTGGCACTGACGACGACGGCCGGCCTGCTCGCGCCCACCGTCGCGGCGACGACGGGCCTCAGCCCCTTCGACCTGTGCTTCCTCGTGATCGCCATTGCCTGCGGCGCGACGGTGTTGAGCCACGTGAACGATTCCGGCTTCTGGCTCGTCGGCCGCTTCCTGCAGATGGATGAACGGACGACGCTCAAGACCTGGACGGTGATGGAAACCCTGCTCGGGGTGATCGGCTTCGGCTTCGCGCTCGTCGGATGGTGGCTGCTATGA
- a CDS encoding arylamine N-acetyltransferase, giving the protein MTHLPSNENGMTLTATQLEAYLVRVGFERPPRLDIRGLSQLHRAHLMTFTWEALDAFMGWPSEITPAAAFAKMVRGRRGGWCYEMNGLFGAALAGLGFRVTRLCGGVDREKLGDGAIGNHLTLRVDLDRPYLAEVGVADAIVEPVPLATGPISQRGFDFSIMQADGGWLRFNNHARGIAKSFDFRPDHSDEAAMAATRGWLTRDPGSPFTNALAVLRHTTDGYVALQNDCLRRVTANSLSEQRITSADHLADTLETVFDLDIPRPGHVWERLLAVGHNKAA; this is encoded by the coding sequence ATGACACATTTGCCTTCGAACGAAAACGGAATGACCCTGACAGCCACACAGCTCGAGGCCTATCTGGTCCGAGTCGGATTTGAGCGGCCGCCTCGCCTGGACATCCGCGGCCTGTCGCAGTTGCATCGCGCTCATCTCATGACCTTCACCTGGGAGGCGCTGGACGCCTTCATGGGATGGCCCTCCGAGATTACCCCGGCTGCTGCCTTCGCGAAGATGGTCAGGGGCCGGCGCGGCGGCTGGTGCTACGAGATGAATGGTCTCTTCGGCGCCGCGCTTGCCGGACTCGGCTTTCGCGTGACCCGCCTTTGCGGCGGCGTCGACCGAGAGAAGCTCGGCGACGGCGCCATCGGCAATCATCTGACGCTGCGTGTCGACCTCGATCGTCCTTATCTTGCCGAAGTCGGCGTGGCGGACGCCATCGTCGAGCCGGTGCCGCTCGCCACCGGCCCGATCAGCCAGCGCGGCTTCGACTTCTCGATCATGCAGGCGGACGGCGGTTGGCTGCGCTTCAACAACCATGCACGCGGCATCGCGAAAAGCTTCGATTTCCGGCCCGACCACAGCGACGAAGCGGCGATGGCTGCAACTCGCGGCTGGCTCACGCGAGATCCCGGCTCCCCGTTTACCAACGCGCTCGCTGTCCTGCGACACACAACAGACGGCTATGTTGCTCTTCAGAACGACTGTCTGCGCCGTGTGACGGCGAACAGCCTCAGCGAGCAGCGCATCACGAGCGCCGACCATCTAGCCGACACGCTCGAGACCGTATTCGACCTCGATATTCCCCGGCCCGGCCACGTCTGGGAGCGGCTCCTTGCCGTCGGCCACAACAAGGCCGCCTGA
- a CDS encoding LysR family transcriptional regulator: MDQILAIRTFVRVAEAGSFAKAADTMNLPRSSVSKLVQDLEAHLGTKLVERTTRSVTITTEGVAYRERALKLLADLDDMDGAVAGSRSAPKGKLRVDIGSVLANQILIPALSDFQHQYPDIDLMLGVSDRPADLISEGIDCVIRGGVLSDSSMKARKLCELDYVICASPSYLDGFLVPERPDEIEKHRIVSYFSASSGKRFPLRFQRGKERSEYLPASSGISVNESTAHLNALLAGLGIGQSFGFLARPHFASGALVELLAEWKPENHSLHLVYPADRFLNPRLRAFTEWAAKAFEAVDARRRRNETTETIHTHG, encoded by the coding sequence GTGGACCAGATACTCGCAATCCGTACATTCGTGCGCGTCGCCGAAGCCGGTTCTTTCGCCAAGGCGGCGGATACGATGAACCTGCCCCGGTCTTCCGTTAGTAAACTAGTGCAGGATCTTGAGGCGCATCTCGGGACAAAGCTTGTGGAGCGCACCACGCGGTCGGTCACGATCACCACCGAGGGCGTTGCCTATCGCGAGCGCGCGCTGAAGCTCCTTGCCGATCTCGATGACATGGACGGCGCTGTCGCCGGTTCTCGCAGTGCACCCAAGGGAAAGCTACGCGTCGACATCGGCTCCGTGCTCGCAAACCAAATCCTCATCCCTGCGCTCTCCGACTTTCAACACCAATATCCCGATATCGACCTCATGCTCGGGGTCAGCGATCGCCCCGCCGACCTTATCAGTGAAGGGATTGATTGTGTCATTCGCGGCGGAGTGCTCAGTGACTCGTCAATGAAGGCACGAAAGCTGTGCGAGCTGGATTACGTCATTTGCGCGTCGCCCAGCTATCTGGATGGCTTTCTGGTGCCGGAGCGGCCTGATGAAATCGAGAAGCATCGGATCGTCAGCTACTTCTCCGCGTCATCTGGAAAACGGTTTCCATTGCGGTTTCAGCGCGGCAAAGAGCGAAGCGAGTATCTTCCGGCCTCCAGTGGCATTTCTGTCAACGAAAGCACCGCGCACTTGAACGCGCTTCTCGCGGGACTGGGGATTGGTCAGAGCTTCGGTTTCCTCGCAAGACCGCATTTCGCGAGCGGTGCGCTGGTCGAACTGCTGGCCGAATGGAAACCGGAAAATCATTCCCTTCATCTAGTCTATCCGGCCGATCGATTTTTAAACCCGCGTCTGCGCGCCTTTACAGAATGGGCAGCGAAGGCATTCGAAGCCGTCGATGCTCGACGTCGACGCAATGAGACGACGGAGACCATCCATACCCATGGATAA